A region of the Cupriavidus taiwanensis genome:
ACGCAGCGCGTACCCAGGCGTTCTGGGTGCTGGCCGGCACCTTCTTCATCTGCGGCCTGAGCACCAACGGCCTGATCCAGACCCATTTCATCGCGCTGTGCGGCGACTTCGGCATGGGTCCGGTACCGGCGGCCTCGGCACTGGCGATGATGGGCGCGTTCGATTTTGTCGGCACCATCCTGTCAGGCTGGCTCTCCGACCGCTACGACAGCCGCAAGCTGCTGTTCTGGTACTACGCGCTGCGCGGTTTGTCGCTGTTCTGGCTGCCCCATTCCACCTTCACGCTGTACGGACTGTCGATCTTTGCGATGTTCTACGGCCTGGACTGGATTGCCACCGTGCCGCCGACGGTCAAGCTGGCGGCCACGGCGTTCGGGCGCGAGCGCGCGCCGATGGTATTCGGCTGGATCTTCGCGGCACACCAGATCGGCGCGGCCGTGGCCGCGTTCGGCGCGGGCCTGAGCCGTACGCTGCTGCTGACCTATACGCCGGCGCTCTACGCGGCAGGCGCGGCCTGCCTGGTGGCCGCGCTGATGGCGCTGATGGTCAGCCGCCAGCGTGCGGGGGTGGCCACGGAGGGTGCGCGCGCCTGAGCAAGGCGAGGCGCTGTTCGCCTCAGAGCTGGCAGAGAAGGACGAAAACGAGAGAGTGCCGGCGCCATGTGCGCCGGCCATTCAGAATTTCGGGATGCGCAGGGTCTTGCTGACCATCAGCGTGCCCGACAGCGCGAACAGCAGCACCAGCGGATGCAGCACGGCGGGGCCTAATACCCATGCGCCGCCAGGCAGTTCACCGCCCAGCTGGCCTTGCGATGCGCACCAAGTCAGCACGGCAGTCAGCAGCACGCTGGTCGGGATGGGCGTGCCTTCGAAGTACGCCACCTTGCCGCTGTCGCTGCCGGCCGCCAGCGATTCGGCGGTGACGTTGAAGCGCGCCAGCCGGCTGACGCCGCAGCAGACAAAATAGATCAGCACCGCCAGGTCCCAGCCGCCGCGCATGCCGGCGGCAAAGGCCAGCGTGGCGGGGCCAACGCCGAACGAAATCACGTCGGCCAGCGAGTCCAGCTCGCGCCCCAGTGCCGAATGCGCATGGCGCCAGCGCGCGATGCGGCCGTCCAGCACGTCGAAGATAAAGGCCAGCGGCGCCAGCGCCGCGGCCGTATAGAAATGCGCCAGCTGCTGCTCCGCGACAAAAAACATCGCGAAGAACACCGACCCCATGCCGCAGGCCGCGTTGCCGAGCGTGAAGACATCGGCCAGCTGCAGTTCGCGCAGCATCGAGAAATGGCGGGGGCGTTCGGGCCGGGTGTTCATGGCGCGGGCTTACAGGACCTTGGACTCGTGGTGCACGTTGGGCGGCGCGGCAAAGGTTTCCGCAACCAGGCCGCGCCATTGCTGGAACTCCGGCGATTCGCGGAACAGCACCATATGGTCGTCCACGGTTTCCCAATCCACCACCAGCGTGTACTGGTCGGGTTGCTCGATCGAGCGGAACAACTGCACCCCGTGGCACCCATGCGAGCGCAGGAACAGCGGCGTGGCCTGGCTCACACCTTGTTCGAACTGCTTGTCCATGCCGGGCTTGATGGTGATTTGCGCGATTTCCTTGATCATGTCGTCGTGGCGATGAAGTGGTTGCCGGCGCCGGTCGGATACCGGCGAGTCTCTACTACCTTAGCACGATCGCGACGTCACTTGCCCGCGGCAAGCATTCCGTTACAAGCAGGGGTTAGCATCGTCCACCTTGCCTCGACCTGCCAAAACCGCCATGCGTCCGCCCCTGCCTGAATGCAGCATTGCGCTGCCCGCCCTGTACCTGGCCTGCCTGATGGGCTTGCCGTCCGGCGCGGATGCTGCAATGCAGCCATGCGACAGCCCCGCGACCGCGCTGGCCGATATCCGCAGCCCCGGCCAGGTCTCGCCGCTTGCCGGTCGCACGGTCGAAGTCCAGGCCATCGTCACGGCAGACTTCAGCGGCGACGGCGGCCTGCGCGGCTTCTTCCTGCAGACCGCGGACGCGCAACGCGTGCATCGGCCGGGCCTGCCCGAGGGACTGTTTGTCTACGCGCCACGCGCCCGGGCCAATGCGGGCGACATGGTGCGCGTGTCCGGAAGGATCGAAGAACGATTCGGACAAACGCAGCTGGTGCTGTCAGGTTCGCCCGTGGTGTGCGCGCAGGGCCTGTCCGTGGCGCCGCGGACGCTGACGCTGCCGCTTGCCAGCGAGTCGGACCTGGCTGCAATGGAGGGCATGCTGGTTCGCCTGCCGCAGACGCTGACGGTCAGCGATACCCATGAACTGGGCCGCTATGGCACGGTGGTGCTGAGCCACGGGCGCCCGCTCGCACCCACGCAACAGGCCCTGCCGGGACCAGCCGCGCGGCAAGCCGCGGCGGCCAACGCGCGCAACCGATTGTTGCTTGACGATGGCTCGACACGCCAGTTTCCCGCCGTGGTGCCCTACCCGTCCCCGCGCCTGTCGGCCGAACATCCGCTGCGCGCCGGCGATACCGTCACCGGCGTGCAGGGCGTGCTGGAGCGACGCCACGGACAGTGGCGGCTGCAGCCGGCGCGCGGTACCGGCGCACTGGGGTACCAACGCGCCAACCCGCGCCCCGCTCCCCCGCCGCGGCATCCCGCCACCGGGCTGCGCGTGGCGGCCTTCAACCTGCAGAACTACTTCAATGGCGATGGCCACGGCGGTGGCCTCGATGCGCCCGGCAACCGCGGCGCGCAGGACACGGCCGCGCTGGCACGGCAGCAGGCCAAGCTGGTGGCCGCGCTGCGCGGCCTGGACGCCGACGTGATCGGCCTGATGGAGGTCCAGAACAATGGCTACGGCCGGTCCGGCGCGATCCGCCAGCTGGCCACGCTGCTGGGGCCGGACTGGCGCGTGGCCGATCCCGGCACCCCCGCGCTCGGCGCCGATGCCATCGCCGTGGGGCTGCTGTACAACGCGCGCACCGCGCTGCCCGCCGGCCGGGTGGCCACCACATGGCTGGGCGAGCGCAGCCGCCAGCCGCTCGCGGCCACCTTCCGCGCCGCGGCGGGTGGCGCGACGGTGACGGTGGTGGTCAACCATTTCAAATCCAAGAACTGCGTCGAGGCTGCCGGCGCGCAAGCCGACCAGGGCGACAGCCAGGGCTGCTGGAATCCCGCGCGCGTACAGGCCGCCGACACCCTGGCCCGCTGGCTGGGCACCGCGCCGACCGGCGTCGCCGACGCGGGCGTGCTGGTGATCGGCGACCTGAACAGCTACGCGATGGAAGACCCGATACGCCTGCTGGCGCGGCGCGGCTACGCCGACCTGGTGGCGCGCTTTGCCGGTCCGAACGCCTACAGCTACGTCTACGCGGCGCAGGCCGGCTACCTGGACCATGTACTCGCCGACGCCACGGCCGCGGCCCACGTGGTGGCCGTACATGCGTGGCATATCAATGCCGACGAGCCCGTGGCCTTCTCCTATGCCACAGCCCCGGGCTCAAGCGCCGCGCCGGCCTTCTATGCGCCCGACCCGTACCGGTCTTCCGATCACGACCCTTTGGTGGTCGACTTCGCCAGCAGCCCGCGCGCCAGGTAGAGCACCACCAGCAGGTTGGCCGCGGCCAGCGTGCCGTGCAGCCAGCTGGGATGGAACAGGGCCTCGTACAGTTCCAGCGGAATGTAGATGCCGCCCGACCATACCCCAAGCCAATTGCCCCAGGCCAGCCCGCGCCACAACCCATAAGCCTCGGCAAAGCGCATCAGCGCATAGACCGCGGCGGACCCGCCGATGGCCCACAGGCGCGCATTGTCGGGATGCTCGAGCAGCGACAGGAAGATGGTGGGATAGCGGCTGGCCGGATTGACATGCCAGCGCTGGATGATGGCTTCGGCCAGCGCCTGGGCATCGCGATGCAGCAGGGCAGCCAGGCCCAGCCCGGCCACGATCACCAGCAGCCCCTTGGCCGCTTCGAACAACGCAATGCTCCTGAGGCCCAGTGCGCCCTGCTTTGCCATGCGGTATCTCCGGTCGATGCAAGATCTGCAAAGCCGGTATTGTGCAATATCGCCAAACGCGAGGGCTGGGTGGGCCCCGGGCGCGCCGCCTACGGGCGTGACTTCTGGTAAGTGCCGATCAGTTCCGCCTTGGCCAGCACGTGGCTTTGCATCGATCGCTCCAGGGCGGCCTTGTCCGGCTTGCCGATGTCGGGCAGTGCCACATCCAGGGCATAGAGCTTGAAGACATAGCGGTGCCGGCCGACCGGCGGACACGGGCCGCCGTAGCCCGCGCGGTGCCAGTCGTTGAGCCCTTCGCGCGTGCCAGCCGGGAGCCCCGCCCTGGCGATGTCGGCGGGAAGCGCGGCGGTGTCGGCCGGCAGGTTGTAGAGCACCCAGTGGACCCAGGTCATCTTCGGCGCGGCCGGGTCGGGCGCGTCCGGGTCGTCGACGATCAGCGCCAGGCTTGCCGTGCCGGGCGGCAGGCCGCTCCAGGCCAGCGGCGGAGAGATATCGGCGCCCTCGCAGGTGTGCAGGGCCGGGATCGCGCCGCCCGGGGCAAATGCAGTCGATTGCAGCTGGAACGGCATACGGGCCTCCCTGGAGGCAATGCGCAATGGCTCCAACTTAGGCCGGATCGGTGCCGCGCGCAAGGCGCCGCGCTGCGATGGCGGCGGCTCGGCCTCGAGCAGCGCCTTGAGCCGGCGCACCGCTTCGGTGGACTCGGCCTGCAACTGGTCGCGCAGCATCAGGCGATTGATCAGCGCAAACAGCAACGTCGGCGAACGGTAGTGGAATTCGCGCTCGAAGCGCGTGCGTTCGGCCGCCGGCGTCAGCGAGGGGGGGATGGCGGGCGTCAGCCGGTAGGTGATGGTGCCGACGCGGCGCCCCGCGGCCACGCCCTCGATCGACCACATGCGCGGCCGCTGGCTTTCGATCACCGTCCAGACCACCACGCCGCCGCGGCGCGCCAGCATGAACGTTTCGGCGACGCGCTCGCCGCGCTCCAGCGGATGGTCGGTGGCGCCCGCCACGCCGAGCGAGGCCGGATGCCAGGCGGGCCAGTGCCGCGGGGTCGCGACAAAATCGAAGACCAGCGCCAGCGGGCGCGCGATCACTACCTCGTCATGGATGGCGGTGCGGTCCAGCCCCGGCAGCGGTGCCAGCAGCGCGCCCACCGTGGCCGCGGCGAAGACGAAACCCCAGAGCAGTTTCCTGTGTCGGACAAGCATGGCAGCGGGACCGGACGCAACCGGGACGCACCCGTGCATCCCTGGCGCATGGCGCGATGCTTACAGTGTAGTGACTGCCCGGCATCGCGCCAGTCCCGTGCGTGGCTCAGCGCGCCACCGGGGCGGCGGCGCCCTCGGCCGCAGGCGCCGCGGCCACGGATGCCGGCAGCGGTCCCCAGCCTCCGCCCAGGCGACGCACCAGCGAAACCGTGGCGGCCGCGCGCAGGCCGGCAACCTGGTTGGCCTCGCGCTGCGACTGCAGCACGGTGCGGTCGGCATCGATCACCGTCAGGTAGTCGACCGCGCCAGCATCGTAACGGCTGCGCGAGATGCGCGCCGCGCGCCTGGCGCCGCCGAGTGCGCTGTCCAGCGCGCCGGCCTGCTGGCTGAGCCAGCGCACGTCCGCGAGGCTGTCTTCCACCTCGCGGAAGGCCACCAGCACGGTCTGGCGGTAGCTCGCCACCGCTTCCTCGTGAGCGGCACGGGCGCCGGCCAGGTTGGCGCTGTTGCGGCCACCGTCGAACACGGTCTGCGCGATGCTGGATCCGATCAGCGGGCCCAGCATCCAGGTGCGCGAGGACCACTTGAACAGGTTGGACAGGTCGGCCGATTCAAAGCCGAACAGCCCCGTCAGCGTGATGCGCGGAAAAAACGCGGCCTTGGCCACGCCGATGCGCGCGTTGGCCGCTGCCATCTGGCGCTCCGCCGCGGCGATGTCCGGGCGCCGCTCCAGCAGCTCGGACGGCAGCCCGGCGGGGACCGCCACCGGCGCGGCATCGAACGGCCTCGCCGGCAGCGAGAACGCCGCCGGCGGCACGCCGGTCAGCACCGCCAGGGCATGCTCCTGGTTGGCGCGGCGGCGCTCGATGCCAGCCAGGTCGGCACGCGCGGTCCCAAGTTCCGCTTCGGCACGCGCCGGATCGAGGTCGGTGGTTTCCCCGGCGTCATAGCGCTTCTTCAGCAGCGACAGCGCATCCTCGCGCAGCTTGATGGTGGCGTTGAGCAGGTTGCGCTCGCTGTCCAGCGTGCGCAGCGCGAAATACGCCTGGGCCACGTCGGCCTGCAGTGCCAGCTGCACCGAGCGGTACAGGTCTTCCGCGGCTTGGCCGTCGGCGCGGGCAGCGTTGACGCTCGACGCGACGCGGCCGAACAAGTCCAGCTCATAGCTGGCAAAGGCACGCGCCTTCAGCACCGTTTGCGGCGGCACGCGGGTGCCGTCGGGCAGGCCCTGCGACGCCGCCGACGGCTGCGAGCGGGTGGGGTCCAGCCCCACGCTGAGCTGCGGGTAAAGGTCCGCCTCGGTGGCGCCGGTGAAGGCGCGCGCCTGCTTCAGGCGCGCCGCGGCGATGGCGAGATCCTGGTTGGATTCACCGGCGGCAGCGATCAGGCGGTCCAGTTCGGCGTCGCCGAAGATCTTCCACCATTCGCCGCGGTGCAGGCCCTCGGCCGGCGTCGCGGTCTTCCATTGCGCGCCTTCGGCCTGGGCGGCCTCGGCTTCCTTGAAGGCCGGCACGGTGGCCGTCTCCGGCACCTTGTAGGTTGGCGCGAGCGAGCAGCCGGCCAGCACCAGCGCGGCGGCCAGCGTGGCGATTCGGGGCAGCTGCCTTGAGATCTGGGCAATCATGTTCATTCCTTGACTGTTCTGTGCTCTGGCGGTATCAACGCCGCCGAGGTAGCTCCCCTCTCCCGCTTGCGGGAGAGGGGTTGGGGGAGAGGGTCGGCTTGTATGACGAAGTGAAGCGCGTCAGTACTGCAAGCGCCTGCCCTCTCCCCCGCCCCTCTCCCAGAGGGAGAGGGGAGCAAACAAGCGCTATTCTGCGGACGCCATCGCCTGGTGTTCCACCGACGCCGACGACTTGCGCCGCTGGCCGCGCGTTGCCAGCAGCCGCAGCGCCACGTAGAACACCGGCGTCAGGAACAGCCCGAAGAAGGTCACGCCAAGCATGCCGGCGAACACCGCCACACCCATTGCATGACGCATCTCGGCGCCGGCGCCGGTGGAGACCACCAGCGGCACCACGCCCATGATGAACGCGAACGATGTCATCAGGATCGGACGCAGGCGCAGGCGGCTGGCCTCGATCGCGGCCTGCACCACGGTGCGGCCGTGGTGCTCCAGCTCGCGCGCAAACTCGACGATCAGGATCGCGTTCTTCGCTGACAAGCCGACCAGCACGATGAAGCCGATCTGCGTGAAGATGTTGTTGTCGCCCTGCGTCAGCCACACCCCGGTCATTGCCGCCAGCAGGCTCATCGGCACGATCAGGATCACCGCCAGCGGCAGCGTCAGGCTCTCGTACTGGGCAGCCAGCACCAGGAACACCAGCAGCACGCACAGCGGGAAGATCCAGATCCCCGCATTGCCCGCCAGGATGTCCTGGTAGGTCAGCTCGGTCCATTCGAACTTGATGCCCTTCGGCAACGTTTCGGCGGCGATGCGCTCGGCGGCGGCCTGTGCCTGGCCCGACGAGAAGCCGGGCGCGGGCCCGCCGTTCATGTCGGCGGCGGTAAAGCCGTTGTAGCGCACCACGCTGTCCGGACCGAAGCCCTGCTTGACCTGCACCAGCGACGACAGCGGCACCATGTCGCCGGCGGCGTTGCGCGTCTTCAGTTGCAGGATGTCCTCGGCATGGGCGCGGAACGGTGCGTCGGCCTGCACCTTGACCTGGTAGGTCCGGCCGAACTTGTTGAAATCATTGACGTACGCCGAGCCCAGGTAGGTCTGCAGCGTGTCGAACACATCCGTCACCGGCACGCCCAGCTGCTTGGCCTTGACGCGGTCCAGCCTGACGTCGAGCTGCGGCACGTTGACCTGGTAGTTGCTGAAGATGCCGCTCAGCTCAGGCGTGGCGCGCGCCTTGTTGGCGAATGCGTTGGTGGCTTCGAACAGCGCCTCATAGCCCAGCGCGGCACGGTCCTCGATCATCAGCTTGAAGCCGCCGATGGTGCCCAGGCCCTGCACGGGCGGCGGCGGGAACACCGCGATAAAGGCATCCTGGATCGCCGCGTACTTCTGGTTCAGCTCGGCCGCGATGGCCGCGCCACCCAGCTCGGCGCTCTTGCGGTCCTCGAACGGCTTGAGCGTGGCGAACACGATGCCGGCGCTCGGGCTGTTGGTGAAGCCGTTGATCGACAGGCCCGGGAAGGCCACCGCCGATTCCACGCCCGGATGCTTGAGCGCGATGTCGCTCATCTTGCGGATCACGTCTTCGGTGCGGTCCAGCGTGGCGCCGTCAGGCAGCTTGGCAAAGCCCACCAGGTACTGCTTGTCCTGCGCCGGCACGAAGCCCTTGGGCACCAGCTGGAACACACCCCAGGTCAGCGCCAGCATCACCGCGTACACGCCGAACACCGAGCCCTTGCGGCGGATCACGCCCTTCACGCCGCGACCGTAGCTCTCGGCGCTGCGGCCGAAGAACTTGTTGAAGCGCTTGAAGAAACCGCCGAAGACGCGGTCCATCCAGCGCGACAGCCAGTCCTTGGGCGCGTCGTGGCTCTTGAGCAGCAGCGCCGACAGCGCCGGCGACAGTGTCAGCGAGTTGAACGCCGAGATGATGGTCGAGATCGAGATGGTCAGCGCGAACTGCTTGTAGAACTGCCCGGTCAGGCCGGTCATGAAGGCCAGCGGCACGAACACGGCGATCAGCGTCAGCGCAATGGCGATGATGGGGCCGCTGACCTCGCGCATGGCCTTGTAGGTGGCCTCCTTCGGCGTCAGCCCTTCCTCGATATTGCGCTCGACGTTCTCCACCACCACGATCGCGTCATCGACCACGATGCCGATCGCCAGCACCAGCCCGAACAGCGACAGCGCATTGATCGAGAAGCCGAACAGGTGCATCAGCCCGAAGGTACCGACGATCGACACCGGCACCGCCAGCAGCGGGATGATCGACGCGCGCCAGGTCTGCAGGAACAGGATCACCACCAGCACCACCAGCGCGATCGCCTCGAACAGCGTGTGCGTCACCGCCTCGATCGAGTGGCGCACGAACTGCGTCGGGTCATAGACGATGCTGTAGTCGATGCCGTCGGGGAAGTTCTGCTTCAGTTCTTCCATGGTCTTGCGCACGTCATCCGAGATCTGGATGGCGTTGGAACCAGGCGCCTGGAAGATGGGAATCGCCACCGCGGGCTTGTTGTCCAGCAGCGAGCGCAAGGCGTATTCCGACGCGCCCAGCTCGATCCGGGCGACGTCCTTCAGGTAGGTCACGGCGCCGTCGGCGGAGGTGCGCACGACGATATCGCCGAACTCTTCCACCGTGCTCAGGCGGCCCTGCGCATTGACCGACAGCTGCAGGTCCGCGCCCGGCAGCGACGGCGACTGGCCGATCACGCCGGCCGCCACCTGCACGTTCTGCTCGCGGATGGCCTTGATCACGTCGCCGGTGGCAAGCTGGCGCTCGGCCATCTTTTCCGGGTTGAGCCACACGCGCATGGCGTAGTCGCCCGAGCCGAACAGCTGCACCTGGCCCACGCCCTGCAAGCGCGCCAGCCGGTCCTTGACGTTGATCACCGCGTAATTGCGCAGGTAGGTCATGTCATAGCGGTCGTTGGGCGAGACCAGGTGGACCACCATGGTCAGGTCGGGCGAGCTCTTGACCGTGGTGATGCCAAGCCGCCGCACGTCTTCCGGCAGGCGCGGCTCGGCCTGCGAGACGCGGTTCTGCACCAGCTGCTGCGCCTTGTCGGGGTCGGTGCCCAGCTTGAAGGTCACGGTCAGCGTGAGCAGGCCGTCGCTGTTGGACTGCGACGACATGTACAGCATGTCCTCGACGCCGTTGATCTGCTCCTCCAGCGGCGACGCCACGGTTTCGGCGATCACCTTGGGGTTGGCGCCCGGATACTGCGCGCGCACCACCACCGACGGCGGCACCACTTCCGGGTACTCCGAGATCGGCAGCTTGAACATCGAGATGGCACCGATCAGGAAGATCAGCACCGACAGCACCCCCGCGAAGATGGGGCGGTCGATAAAGAATTTCGAGAGATTCATGTTGGTCTCTGCTAAAAGCGCCCCCCTGGCGGCCCGCTTGTGGCGGGCACCATCAACTGCCTGGGGAGCGATGCAAAACTAGGGGCGCTGGCAACACGCCACATCAAGCAAGGCCGGCGGTTATGGATGCTCCAACGCCGCCCGGGCTTGTCTGGGCTGGTACTCCCTCTCCCCTCACGGGGACGGGGAGCAAACCCTCAGCAAGCGTTCATGGCGCTCAACTCACCGGCTTCACGTCCGCATCGCCCTTCTCGCTCGCGGCCTGCTTGCGGTCAGGCGCCGCCGGGCGCGGCTCCAGTTCGCTGCGGTAGGCCATGGCCACCACCTTGGGCTGCACCGTGTCGCCCGGCCGCACGCGCTGCAGGCCATTGACCACGATGTTCTCGCCCGGCTTCAGCCCCTTGCGGACCACACGCAGGCCTTCATAGTTGGGCCCGAGTTCGACTTCGCGGTAGACCAGCTTGTTGGCCTTGTCGACCACCAGCACGAACTTCTTGCCCTGGTCGGTGCCGACCGACCGGTCGTTGACCAGCACCGCCGCATGCGGCGCGCCGCCGCCCATCTTGACCTTGGCGTACAGGCCCGGCAGCAGGCGGCCGTCGTCGTTGTCGAACACCGCGCGCACGCGGATGGTGCCGCTGCGCGTATCGAGCCGGTTGTCGACCGACTGGATCTTGCCCTGGTGCGGATGGCCGTCTTCGTTGGCCAGGCCGAGGTAGACCGGCAGGTTGGCCTGCCCGCCACCGGCACCGGGAGCGGTGTAGCGCAAATAGCTCTGCTCGTCGATCTCGAAGCTGGCGTAGATCGGCGACACCGACACCACCGTGGTCAGCGGCGGCGTCGCCGCGCCGGGCGCCACCAGGTTGCCCACCGTGATCTCGGCGCGCGACACGCGGCCGGACACCGGCGCGGTGATGCGGGTGTAGGCCAGGTTCAGGCGCGCGGTTTCCAGCTGGGCCTGGGCGGCGCGCACGTTGGCGCCGGTTTCGCGCGCGGCATGGATGCGCTCGTCGAACTCGCGCCGCGAGATGGCGTTGTCGTCCAGCAGGCGCTGCGCGCGTTCGCCTTCGCTCTTGGCATGCGCCGCACGCACCTGCGCCGCAGCCAGCGCGGCCTCGGCGCGTGCCACTTCCGCGGCATAAGGCCGCGGGTCGATGGTGAAGAGCGGATCGCCCTTCTTCACCAGCGCGCCTTCGCGGAAGTGCACGGCGTCGATGGTGCCGCCGACGCGCGGGCGGATTTCCACCCGGTCCACCGCTTCCAGGCGGCCGGAGAATTCATCCCACTCGGTGATGGTCTGCCCGACCACCGCGGCCACCTCGATGGCCGGTGCCGGCGGCGGCGTGTTGGCGTGGGCTTCGCCGCTGTGCCACGGGCGCAGGATCGAACCGGCCACGCCGGCACCGAGCACCACGACGATGGCGAGGGCAATCAGGGTACGTCGCTTCTGCTGCTGCATTTCTCAAACTCCTGGATCGGGTTTTCTTCAACCGGAAAAGCAAATGGCCGAACGCCGCCTGCCGGTCCGCGCGGGCGGATCGGAACCATGGTCAAACTGATGGTCGGACTTGGGACCGCGCGCATCACGGCGCGCCGCGGTCCTGGCTCTGGCCGAAACAGAGCCGGCTGGCGGTTGTCTGGAGCGGCTCAGCCGGCGGGCTTGGCTCCAGGCCGGCTGGCGTTGGCGCCAGCGCAGCGTTCAGTCAAGGTGAGGTAGCGTCGGCCACGGCCAGACATCGCCGCAGGAACCGCGCCCCTTCGTCGACCCATGCCTGACAGCTGTCATGGGCCTCTTCCACGCCGTCGCCGCAGGCGCCGGGCATGATCATGGCTTGGGCCGGCACACCGGCCTTGCCCAGGCGCCCGGCGAAGGCTTCGCCTTCGGCACGCAGCGCGTCGTGTTCGGCCACCTGCACCAGCGTGGGCGGCAGCCCGGCCAGGCGCGAGGCCAGTGCCGGCGCCGCATACGGATGCACCGTATCAGCCGGCGTCGGCAGGTAATCGCGATAGTTGTCCGCCAGCCGGCGCAGCGTTTCCATCGGCACCGTGCCGCCGCCAAACCCAGCGCAGGAGGCATGCTGCAGGCACGGGTCGGTCACCGGCCGGATCAGCCACTGGCCGCGCGGCTGGGCGGTGCCGCGGTCGCGCAGCATCTGCGCCAGCGCGATCGCCAGGTTGCCGCCGGCTTCCTCGCCCACCAGCGCGAAGCGGGTCTTGTCCACCTTCAGGCGCCGGGCATTGCGCAATACCCACTGCACGGTGCTGTGCGCATCCTCGGGCGCCGCCGGGAACGGGTGGTCGGGCGCCAGCGAATACGCCGGCGTAACCACCACCGCGGGCACCGTCGTGGCCAGGTCCTGCACCAGGTGGCAGGCATGCTCCAGGCCGCCGTCGACGAAGCCGCCGGCGTGCAGGTACACCAGCCAGGGCAGCAGCGCGGCGCTGTCGAGGCCCGGTGCCGGGTAGCCCGGCGGATAGCACACCCGCACCAGGATCTCGCGGCCGTCGCTGGTCACCGTGTGCTCGGCCACGCGCGCCTGTCCCGGCCCGGCTGCCGCGGGGGCAGTGGCGGCGCTGGCGGCTGCGGAGCGTTGGCCTGGCTTCTGTGACATGGCATCGGCGCACGACATGACAATGCGCTTGAGTGTTGCGATGCAACGGATTATGGTGATTGAC
Encoded here:
- a CDS encoding efflux RND transporter permease subunit, with the translated sequence MNLSKFFIDRPIFAGVLSVLIFLIGAISMFKLPISEYPEVVPPSVVVRAQYPGANPKVIAETVASPLEEQINGVEDMLYMSSQSNSDGLLTLTVTFKLGTDPDKAQQLVQNRVSQAEPRLPEDVRRLGITTVKSSPDLTMVVHLVSPNDRYDMTYLRNYAVINVKDRLARLQGVGQVQLFGSGDYAMRVWLNPEKMAERQLATGDVIKAIREQNVQVAAGVIGQSPSLPGADLQLSVNAQGRLSTVEEFGDIVVRTSADGAVTYLKDVARIELGASEYALRSLLDNKPAVAIPIFQAPGSNAIQISDDVRKTMEELKQNFPDGIDYSIVYDPTQFVRHSIEAVTHTLFEAIALVVLVVILFLQTWRASIIPLLAVPVSIVGTFGLMHLFGFSINALSLFGLVLAIGIVVDDAIVVVENVERNIEEGLTPKEATYKAMREVSGPIIAIALTLIAVFVPLAFMTGLTGQFYKQFALTISISTIISAFNSLTLSPALSALLLKSHDAPKDWLSRWMDRVFGGFFKRFNKFFGRSAESYGRGVKGVIRRKGSVFGVYAVMLALTWGVFQLVPKGFVPAQDKQYLVGFAKLPDGATLDRTEDVIRKMSDIALKHPGVESAVAFPGLSINGFTNSPSAGIVFATLKPFEDRKSAELGGAAIAAELNQKYAAIQDAFIAVFPPPPVQGLGTIGGFKLMIEDRAALGYEALFEATNAFANKARATPELSGIFSNYQVNVPQLDVRLDRVKAKQLGVPVTDVFDTLQTYLGSAYVNDFNKFGRTYQVKVQADAPFRAHAEDILQLKTRNAAGDMVPLSSLVQVKQGFGPDSVVRYNGFTAADMNGGPAPGFSSGQAQAAAERIAAETLPKGIKFEWTELTYQDILAGNAGIWIFPLCVLLVFLVLAAQYESLTLPLAVILIVPMSLLAAMTGVWLTQGDNNIFTQIGFIVLVGLSAKNAILIVEFARELEHHGRTVVQAAIEASRLRLRPILMTSFAFIMGVVPLVVSTGAGAEMRHAMGVAVFAGMLGVTFFGLFLTPVFYVALRLLATRGQRRKSSASVEHQAMASAE
- a CDS encoding efflux RND transporter periplasmic adaptor subunit, with translation MQQQKRRTLIALAIVVVLGAGVAGSILRPWHSGEAHANTPPPAPAIEVAAVVGQTITEWDEFSGRLEAVDRVEIRPRVGGTIDAVHFREGALVKKGDPLFTIDPRPYAAEVARAEAALAAAQVRAAHAKSEGERAQRLLDDNAISRREFDERIHAARETGANVRAAQAQLETARLNLAYTRITAPVSGRVSRAEITVGNLVAPGAATPPLTTVVSVSPIYASFEIDEQSYLRYTAPGAGGGQANLPVYLGLANEDGHPHQGKIQSVDNRLDTRSGTIRVRAVFDNDDGRLLPGLYAKVKMGGGAPHAAVLVNDRSVGTDQGKKFVLVVDKANKLVYREVELGPNYEGLRVVRKGLKPGENIVVNGLQRVRPGDTVQPKVVAMAYRSELEPRPAAPDRKQAASEKGDADVKPVS
- a CDS encoding alpha/beta hydrolase, producing the protein MSQKPGQRSAAASAATAPAAAGPGQARVAEHTVTSDGREILVRVCYPPGYPAPGLDSAALLPWLVYLHAGGFVDGGLEHACHLVQDLATTVPAVVVTPAYSLAPDHPFPAAPEDAHSTVQWVLRNARRLKVDKTRFALVGEEAGGNLAIALAQMLRDRGTAQPRGQWLIRPVTDPCLQHASCAGFGGGTVPMETLRRLADNYRDYLPTPADTVHPYAAPALASRLAGLPPTLVQVAEHDALRAEGEAFAGRLGKAGVPAQAMIMPGACGDGVEEAHDSCQAWVDEGARFLRRCLAVADATSP